From the genome of Denticeps clupeoides chromosome 17, fDenClu1.1, whole genome shotgun sequence:
ATCTTGCTCACTCTTAACCCCTCAGACGACTGAATCGATAAAACAATCTCAAAAAACGGCAACACCATTTCCACCAGGAGCTCTTCTCCTCTTTACCAGAGATGCTCAGACACTCGCAGACATTTCCAGATTGTGTTTATTaacattcttttcttttcttgttgcGTAAGTCACCATTATATacaaaaaattgattaaaaaccATGAGGGCAAGGCTTGCAAAGGCACAAAAGACTTCAAGAAAGTAGAATGAAAGGTGAAACGATGAATTTTTAGTGGATCATACATTAAGAAGCTTTTAAATAAGAAGCGAAACAGAACACTGACCTAAACTGGAtgataacaagaaaaaaaaaaaaaaaaaaaaacaacacacacaaatcgcAGACAAACAAGTGGAAAAACGACACTTTCTTTTTATGTGTTGTGCTGCCATGGTAAGTTGTACAAAGAGAGCGGTTTAAAACCGCAGTTGGTCCATTGTTAGTTGCACTATCAATCGGCCGCACCTTTCATGAGGTAAATCTTCCACATTCCAGAGTTGCTGTTTCCTCCATTGtttacttgtttgtttgtttgtttgtatggcTTTGTGTAGCACTGGTGTCCTAGACAACAATGCACTGTGCAGTAAACACACCTCGGGGAGGTTCATACGACAATCACAGTTTGGTTACGTGGTGACTGGGGACAATTTGTTTCGCTTTAACAGCATCCACTTAAGTAATGTACATGGTACATTTCATCACCTCAGCTGCAGAATACTGCATGTGAAATTCACTGACTTCAAAGGGAAAGAAGTGAGTGAGCAGGCAGTCATGACAATATAGAAATTATGAGGGTTTCGAAAACCAATATAAGGTAAGGACCAACACCACACATCAACATAATATGagatttctatatatatataaaaaccctCATAGCCAAAACAAAAGGCAACTGAACCACTCAACACAataaccttaaaaaaaatgtattcttttcCCCCCTTCATAAACGTACATGAGAGCTGTATACAAGACTgggctatacacacacacacacacacacacacagaaaaagcacTACTGTTAAAACAACTCCTGGACGGAGAACAGCATGTGGCACACAGACTCTCAGTGACcttgaaacaggaaaaaaaaaaaaaaaaaaaaacacagattgtAAGATATTTTGTGTCTTCATAAAAGTTCTCTTCCGATGTTTCCTTGCTTTACTTCAACATGGACGCTAATATTGATATGACCGCAACATGTAAACATCACAACACCCATTTGTTACCAAATGTAGCACCGCCAGGTAAACCGAACACGGTCGACTACAAGGTCATTCTGCACATCTTCACTCTTAACGCAAAAGCGAAAcatccacttttttttatctgaccaAATGTTGGATGTAATGTAAACATCTATACTACCCACTGAaagccaaaaatatatatatatatataaatatatacacagctttgataaatattacaaatagcaatatgctgtatatttttctaGACACGCCTACATACACTCTGTATACATTGTACACATACTGCCAACAGCGCCAATGTGTGGCCACAAAGGTGCAGGAGCATTGACCTTGAAGAACGTTTGTATGATGAAAATCTTTAGACAGAAATGAATTGAGGGGGGACTAGTCCATCAGGTGGTCAGCGGCTATCAAGGACTTGGACCCCCGCTGCCTCATGCCATGATGAAGTAGGTAGTGAGTAATCAGCGGACATGTAATAGAAAGAGTTATATCAAAAATTTAGACAATGTCAAAAAATTCACTATATGAAcatgttagacatgcagagttAGTTATGGAGAGAGATAGCAGTTTTGGTATAAAAGGGGACAAAAGCCTTAGAAAGCCatacaaatcattaaaaaaatatgagcAGCAGCTGGCTGCTGTGCCAATGGAGAGCAGCAACCCCAGCATTAATATGGGGCATGGTTGTGAAGGACAACCGTTTAAAGTGCTAAAGATAACATGTTAAAAACATACAACACATGACGGATCTCAATGGCAATGATGAGctgcattttttatgtaatgGACCCCAGAtcattaaaaagaaatggaGAAATACTGCATTGCACGAGTGCAGAAATGTGTAATGAACATTGCCCCATGATATGCTGACACATTTGAAGACCTTTACAACCAATATTCATTAGTAAACGTCAACCATTTACACAAGATTCATTCATTTACCAAAGATATAGCAGGCCTATGAGGAAAGCTACATCCCAGTCCTACCATGCCCTCCTAATGGACTTAAAAGTCCCCTGAGAGGTTCTTCCCCTGCTCCTGTAAGCTTTCCAAGATGTCATCAAGCTTCACCATGTTCTGGGAATCACTTATGGAGCCAGACTGCTCCAGAAGGTTCTGGATCTGGGCGCTGTTCTGCAGCTGGCCCTGGTTCTGACTGGTTCCAGGGTGTCCCATGCTAACAAGCTGCTCTGACAGGGAGGGTCCTGCAGGATTCATCAATGAACTACActctggaaaaaataaataaataaaattacattgacatttatattatattgtggtACTTTAGCCCAAATCTGTTGCTATGCTAGGCTATAATCTCACCATTTGGGATTTCAAACAGGAATAGGCCTGGTTGCTGCGGCGGTCCTGGTTGACTGAGTGGTCCGCTAATGGCTGACTGGAACAGCGACTCTGGAGCCTGCTGGGTGGAAGTGGTGGCAGTGTTCTGGAGACTCCCTATTGGTACTCCACTCTGCCCTGCAAAGATGACTGCTGTGGTGGCAGCTTGAGGTAGCTCCTGTGCACCCACTCCTCCCTGTAAGGCTGAGATAGCTGACTGGGACAGGAACAGGTTGACAGTAGGCTGGTCTCCAGACGTGACGGCACTTACGCTGCCTGAGCTGGGCACCACCTGCATGGCTTGCTGGTCCTGAAAGAGACTTGCCTGAGAGGACGTTACTCGATCGCCCACCACGGAGCTCTGATCCTGAAAGGACATGGGCTCTGCTGGCTCTTGTTGGGCAACAGACACCACACTCGCTTGGGAGAACAACAGAGCTGCATTCTGGGCTGCCTGGGGTGGAGGAACAGCTGACTGGTTGGCTGAGACATCCGTCACACTTCCAGAGCTGGGCACGACCTGCATGGGCTGCTGGTCCTGGAAGAGGTTTTGGAGTGCTGGATCCGCTCCCATGGGAACTTGTGGTTGTCCACTGAAGAGCAGAGATGACGGGAGCTCCTGGGGGTTGAGTGGACTGGCGCAGAACAGCAAGCCTGCCTGTTGCTGCTCCTGCTGAGGCTGGTTTGAAGGAAGGGCGGCCATGCCCTGGAACAGGGTGGTCTGAGGAGGGTTGGGCTGCTGAGGCAGCTGGGGTGACTGCTGCTGCTCCATGGGCGTAGACAGTTCCAATTGACCCTGGAGGAGGGACACAGCTTGGGCGTCAGATGCTGACGTATGCATGGGGGTCAGGAATGCGATCTGCTGCTGAGGAGGGTTCTGGGTGCCGTCTGAGGTCAGCTGACTCTGAAGCACACCCTGGGCGAGGAACAGTGCGGAGGATGGCTGctgctgatctgaggtcagcaTGGTAATAGTGTTGGGAAAGAGAGCCTGGACCTGGTTCTGGGCTGCACTTGCTTTGGCCCGAAAAAGTGCTGCCTGTTGGTTTTGTGCTTCAGCCATGGGACTGGGAGTCTGGAAAAGTTGCTGCGGGGGTGAGGGGTGAGAAGGAGGCTGCTGCAGGAAGCTAGTGGTCTGAATGGTTAAGAGCCCACCTGGCTGCTGGAAAAGTGCTGCttgttgctgttgctgctgcgACGTGCTGTGAAGTAAACCCTCCGAAGGCGGGCCGCTGGCACACTGCATGGGGATCTGTGGCTGCAAAATCTCTGACTGGTACTGTTGCGTCAAGTTCTCCAGGACGTTctggtgatgctgctgctgctgctggaggttCTCCAAGCTTTTCTGGTGTTGCTGAAGATCATCTAAAACCTGATGCTGCAAGCTCACTAAAGAGTTCTGCTGCTGAACGTTTTCCAGGACCTTCTCTTGAGGCCTTTGTTGCTGCAAGTTCTCCAAAGCTTGTTGATGTAGCTGGATGTTCTCTAAaacctgctgctgttgctgcaggTTCTCCATCACAGTCTGTTGGTGCTGCAGATTTTCCAAGGCcttctgttgctgctgctgtaaaTTTTCAAGAAGATTCTGCTGTTGCTGTTGAGTAGCAATTGACCTTTCATTTCCGTCAAGCTGGAGACTGTTCATGTTTTCTTGGACGTGCTGCTGCAGGTTCTCAGCTGATGTTGTGGTGCTGTACAGCACAGAATTAACCAGAACCTGCTGGACCAGAGAGCTTCCTCCTGCCTGTAGCTGTCGAACAGCCCTCTCTAGCTGGGCAACCCCATCTTGGGGCATAAGAACCTGGACCTGGCCTTGCTGGGACTGAGAAGGTGGGTTGTCGATAATCTGTGGCATCCCAATCATCAACATCCCCGTTTCATCTGTGCTGTTATCCTCCGGTGAGAGGGTTTCTGGGGTTTCACGAAGGAACTGCTGGGGAACCTGTGGTGGGACAGGCTGGAGGACAGTTGCATCCTCAGACAAAGACACCTGAAAAGTGGTGGTGTCTTGCTTCTGGATGGAAGAGAGGGGCTCTGAAGTGGAGAATAGAGGGGTCTGTTGCTGTGTCCCTCCTGACTGGAGAGGCACAGGGCTGGGAAAAGACTCTGTGCCAGTTTGAGGAATGCTTACACTGACTTCCAGAATCTGCTGTGAAGTTCCAAGGATGTCAGGCggctaaaaagaaaaacaaaccaaaaattgagACGCATTATCTATACGAGTACTTTTGATGTAAATGATGAACAATTAGCTGCACAATGAGAATATAATCTCCATCCCTGTTACCTTAAATACACTTGATGTGGTATTGCTGGACACCTCCATTGGAGTGACCTCCTCCCGTTTCACTAAAATTATTGGTGGAGCCATCAAAGTGTTGTCCaggccactgtccaaagtggtttGCATTGCTGTGGAATAAAATGGAATTATTGCTAATTAGTGAGAGCAATGTATAGAATTTAATCCAGTTGTAAAATAGGAATAGAGATAGAGGTGAATAAAACCGGGGGAGAACATTCCTAGGGTCAAATGAATCACaatggttttttttccccagtttggctgtaaaaaaaaaaaagccaatgcaAGAAAAACCAAACTGACCAGTAGCTaaataaatgtctgtttttacacAATGTAATCCTGGCAGTTAAAATACTAAAGATTTGTTGTATTACTACCCACCCTTGAGACATCTCGATGAATGCACATGTTTTCAGGTTTATAAAACTTTGCAGGATTAATATGAAATTCATGTACAAGCCTCTCTACTCCTCAAGcatgcattttctttaaaaacacTGTCTTTTATCctagattaaaaaaacaaaaaaaacacatgcaaaattATTTATACCTTTTATCTGGTCCTGGAAGGAGCAAGGCGTAGCCGAAGGTTGTACCTCCGACTTCACAGGCAGTTCCACTGGGTTTtctgaagagagaaaaaggtCCCTTTAATCTTCAGAGGTCTCTCACTACTTTCCTACTTAATGACCTAGCTCGCTCAGGTCTGCCAGAAGAATGTGGGTGACCTGATTCAGTCCCAGCaacatttaatgtaatattcaccaattaaaccatAAATAACCATCATATCACGAACCTAATTGAGGTGTGTAGGTGAAAGGCTGCAGGTCATGGGTCCTCCCAGCATTGGTCAGAATACAGATCCCCACAGAGACAGGTGACGTGACAGCCAGGTCACGGTATGGCGGCACCTTCACTATCAAGTGATTCTACAGTAAAAAGAAATTGCaaggaaaaaagaagacaaTGAAATACGTGGACAATCACCTACATAACTGTAATGCGCTTACTTACCTGATGAAACAGCTCCATGTCAATTTCTGCCTCCGCCTGCCATCCACTCTCATCTGAAAAAGACACCCAGAGGCAATGAGCTAACAAGTTTCAGCAGCCACCATCATTATGTGTCAACACCATTCTGTCCAGTCACAAAAACTACAGTAAACCATGCAGATATCCTATGTTGCGGTTTCCTTTCGCACCTGAGGATGTCTCCTGAAACACAACTTTGGTTCCCTTGAGGAAGTTCTTGCCGATGATGAATACTTCCTCCCCTCCCATGACAGAGCAGCTATGTAGACTTTTCTTCAGGATCTCAGGCACCCCTGCGGGCTGAGCTGGAGAgagaacacagtgaaatttcacTGATCTGGTGAAATAATGAGGAAACTATTCACTAATGCTTACATGCCTGTCACAATCTACAATGCAGTTTGCAGTGCAGTTCCATTGTGCAAATCACAGCAGCTTCCATAAATACTTATGCGAAAAATCCATTTGAACTTGactatttttattcataaattcatAGAGGGTGGTATGCACCAAATGTTTCATGCTTAGGGCTGGAAACAGTGCAGTGGTGCTGAGGTTTGAACAACTTACTGCAGAGGATGGGTGAAGAAGTGGTCTGCAGAGTGAGAAAGGAGCCATCTGGACGAGGGATGTTGACACGAAACGCCAGACGGGCCCGAGTGCTCTTCTTCTTAGAGCCGGCCACTCCGATCCTCGCCTCCACATCTGCATTTCTCAGCTTTAGGATGCCGACACAGTCCACACTGTAccaagatacacacacacatacacaaaatccCATTGATAATCAGTCCACATAGACAAAATCAATTTCAAATCAAGGCTTATCTAAAGTAAGGAGGGGAAGGCAATTCCATCTTACGCAAGTGTCATGACGCTGCTGGGTTCCAGGTTCACTTCGATTACAGTGGTACCCTCAATGTCAACCTCCTTACAGGCAGTGGTGTTGCGACCTGTGACCCTGCAGGCCTGGTAGAAGCCGTGTGGCTTTACACGTCCAGTGTCATTCGCCACAAAGACCTGCAGCACCACTGGCTCGGTCACCCCGTCCAACTGTGAGCACACACATCATGACACAGAATACCTGAGTCTCAATGGCTCAACATTAACCTTCGTAAAAATCCTGAATACAGGCATGGGGAATAGCATAAATATAGATTAATATATACAACAAATTGATTATACTgttaaaaaaagctaataattGTTAGAAATGTTGAGTATTGACACAAATCTGTCAAGTCTGCCTTACTGataacattaattaataaaagatATATAATTGATAAACTGTTTccattatatatttcataattaatacAGGTTTGGTGATTCAATATGGACAAAACGGACTACCGCAGACcagaaaaatactaaaaatatgGCAATCCTAACAGACCCTCAAATAGGGCAAccgtgtggaaaaaaaagcagaaggcTTAAGGCCTCAGCAACTGCTTATTGTGCTGTttaaggcgccactgagcaaaagcaccgtctgcaccatgtgctgtgcatcacaatgacaatcacttcactttcacttcatttcccAATACAGTGTTATCCCATAAAATGGCAATAATTTTCAAACCATAGTAAGTTATTATTCGTCAATGGTAGAGCCTATGCAAGTGGATTTTGTAGAACCATAAAAACATGCAATTTCATATATAATTTGacttatttaaaacacacacacacacacacacatatatatattcaaacagagttttgtttgtttgcttcctAAAAAGCGAATTATTTGCTTGCTGATTTGTTGGTTTGGTTAGTTcggaaatataaaaatattacgTTCGGGTCTGGGCTGCAGCCTGGCGTGGTAGGAGCGCTCACCTTGACAGTGGGGAAGCCCTGCTGAGTGCGGTCTTTAACCGAACCCCTGCTGCCCTCGGTCAGGTACCGAGCCCGGTGCTGGGTCTCCGGCTGGACCAGGATCTTCAGCTCCTTGCCTTCACTCTTCTGAGGAAACTGTGCTGACAGAATCCCACCCTTCTGTGGCGCCGAAACCTCCATGGACCTGCAACAGAAACAAAGTActcagccattaaaaaaaagcctaGATTGTTACACGACTACTTCTCCAAACGAGAACTTCGACTACCTGAGGTTGTTGATGGTGTGTTGGTTGCAGAACTACATGAAAACTCACCCTTTGGGACTGGCCTTAGTGTCAGAGCTGAGTTGAGAAAGCACAAAGTGAGGAGCTTTGGCGCTATCAGCATCAAATACGTCCATGCTTGCTTCGTCAGCGGGTGTGGGTTTAGGTCCAGGTCTCTGTCGTGGTGTGCGCTTCCGGGACTTGCGGGGTACCTCGGTGTTGTCGTTGTAGGAGTTGCTGCTGGCCATGCTGAAGTTGGAGGCGGAGTCGTCCATCCAAATGCTGCTGCTTTGCTCAGAGTCCTGCTGATGCGCGGGCTCATCCTGGCACGACATGCGGCTATCGTCTAGAAGGTCCTCCGGCGGGGGCGAGATGTTCAGCACCGTCCGCCGCTTAGAAGGAGTGATCTGGCTCTGCTGGGCAGCTCCCGCTGCGCCACCGTCAACTGCaccaccaactacagactcCACTCCCAGCCTCTCGGCCAAACCTGTGGGCCCCGCCGCCCTCTCTTCCAGAGGGCAGCTGAGGTGCCGGGAAGCCTGCTCTAAGGGAGCGGAGAGCATGCTGGGACATGAAGAACCAGGAAGAGCACTGCTGTTGCCCCCTAcaggggaggaggaggcggtGCAGGATGAGGCAGCATCTGTAGTGTGTGCGATAGACAGATTAAGTACAGCCAGACATAACGAAGAGGCAAGCTGTCCCAGTCAAGCAATAAAAcgtttttctctctttccctcctaagtctttttttttcttttgtatttccCTGACTTTTATGCATAGAGGTGGTGGGattctttctttatttgtctATGCATGTCTAAAAGAGAGTGCATTTTTACAgcgtgtttctgtgttttgaaCTAATTTCTGTATACGTTTATTCATTTTCTATATTAGAAACAGGGCAACATGCTCGATGcaaaacacattacatataCAACcaaagtagtaaaaaaaaaaaaacaaagaaaaagggGCTGATCAAATAGAAACATAtactaggaaaaaaaaacaatgacttttTCCAGTTATCAGGTAATAACTGAGGCATGCCAATTGGTAGACTTTTGGTTGGGACTGAGCGTAGCCATGGAGACAGAATAAACAAGCTTCTGACCTACGAAGCAGAGAACTGCAGACCATTTTATATGCAGACTCTCCCTGATTCAGAGGCAACCCCctggaataaaaatgagacagCCAATGAACATAACGAGCTGATCATTCAAGAGTCATCCAGAGTAGACATCAGTAaatttggtttttcttttttaaatatttatatatatttttttcaatctttgtaCAAAGTAGTACAGTTACTGTTTCAAATTGTTTCAAGTTTTAATACTACAGCACTGTAAaggaattaaaaatatatatatttcatttgccAACAGTTACAATTAACTTTATCCAATTAAGTGCATAAGGTATAATTTGGTTTCCCAGAATAGCACTGGTGGTGTAATCTTTCTTTAAGTAGCGGGTTGATTGGTTTACCTGCACATAGTGCTGCCACAACAGTGACACTAGTCTGGGGCAGCCCCGTTAAAAGATCCCTCAGCTTCCTGTCAAAACAGGAAGCAATCTAACATGAGGACGCCCACTTTTAAAAACATCGGCACTACAGTAATGCTGTCAATGAATCATCATTGTTGGGAAGGCCCAATAAGTTGTACATAAAGGGGGAAAAGCTAGTgcaattcataaaataaaataaaataatatatatatatactattttTAAAGCATCAACAGTGAAAACAACAAAATCAGTTCTGGTGGGATGTTGCACAGAGCTTATTTGTGATCTGGTTAAACATGACTATTCCTACACTGTCAATCTGTCTCTAAATGTGTCTTCTGACATACATATTTAGGCTAGGTGTTAGAGAGACCCATATATTCATTAGAACACACAAGTTAGGGTGTACCCATaggatttttttaacaaataaatcatAGGTGGCTTTCATTACAAGAAaacttaaaacaaatgtaactgaCAGGTTCAATATTTCATGTCTTTAGTGCATGGTCATTAAATTGACATATTTGGAAAAGTACATGGAAAACGCAGATTGACTTAATTGAACGTCTATAGTATATGTCGTTACATTAAACTTCAAAACAAgtctattaaatttttttctaatgttatctcataataaaaaaattttaaaaaaaagagcaacatattatttttgtaaaaatcttTACAAAATCGTTTTATTTCTCTCAGACAGTTAGTCTGTACAGTACAGACTGTAACAGGAAGTCACcacagcagaccacagcatttttttttatgtttaacgGCGAAAAGCTATTCAAGCACTGTGACTGGGTGTGCTGAGTCAGGAGTACAGAGTGGAATAAGGTGTTATAAACACTTGCAGGCGAGGATGTCTACACAAGCACAAGTacggtacagtacagtacagtacgccacaggggggtgggggttgtgaAATAGAAAATGAATGTAACACAGTGGCGTGCGGCGTGAGCAGGGTTTTTAAATACAGCGTTGGGGGTTTGGAAGAAACGCACAAGACTCCCCCCTTACGATAACGCAAGGCTTCTGGACTATAAAGCGTTCCCAGGAAGTCGTTCTTGCTCGTCGGCGCAGAGCACCGACAGAAAGCACAGTCAAGAGATGGGCGGTGTGTGTACCTGATGCCAAGGCCGCAGGTGGGGGTGGGCCCGCTTCTCCGCCACTCTTCTGGCTCATGGTGGGCTTCTCCTGCTGCGCGGAAGGGGGCAGCTGAAGTTCTTTGGGGAGAAGGTCATACACTGACTCTAACAAGACACAAATGGCCACACTGATAAATGCAAGGTCACACCATTACCACTCATTCCAATAGAAATTCCCATcagtgggcagcggtggcctagcgtgtaaggaaacgaacccgtaatcagaaccgccaaagtgcaactgagcaaagcaccgtccacacacgctgctccccgagTGCATTTAAAAgcaggagacattttgttgtgtgcaccgtatgcaattacaatcacttcgcttAATCAGAGCCTATTCGACAATTTTTCTGGggaattattattttcaaattgCAGTAGAGAGATGAATGTCAAAAAAGAACAACGCATGTCCATGTAGAAACTATTCAGAAACCCAGTACATCGGAATCCTCTCAATATACTCAACCGGATCGAAAAACATGTCCACGAAACCCTAGTCATTGTTCCACGCACATCCTTTTCCTCAAACGCCATCGTGATCCCAGGAGGCCGCTGTAGGCCAAGGAGAAAAGGCGTGAAGCCCAGTCATCCAAGCATTTCATGCCACCCTGACACAaacagccagccagccagtcaGCATGCCTTAAACTCCCACTGACCTGACCAGTCCTCTGTTggcagcagcacaacacaaccaTTGACTATTGTGTTAGATTCCTTTGACGCCACACTAAATAACACAGACAAGACCTGTCTGttacatgtctgtgttttcagcatgatttccccccccccaacagaGTAAGTGTTCATTCCTTAATAGTTGGGAAGGAATTACCAAATGTCCGTTCTTCGCTGAAGTTGGTTTAATGGGCACATATTGCAAAAACATACAGAATTGTCACAGAAGAAAACACTTCAGTTGTGCTAAGAATTTGAACCAGAATATGAACAATTACCATAGTGCATAAAGCACTTTAGGGACATTCATGACCGTATGATTGGCTAGAGAATAAAAGCCCTGATAATAGATAGTGTCCACTTACTGACTCAACCCGCGACTTAAATTAAGTGGTTAAATACTTGTCTGAATATTTGGGCAGTTTTATGTGCGCGCTGGTGTATCTTTGGATGATTATGGGCTGAAACAATCACATATCTGGAAAAATGGCCTGCGCTACTTTCCACGTGTGATACACGGACAGCACCAtggtttaaatagtccagagTGATGAAGCAGGGGTGTGTCTGAGCAGTCCGAAAGTTCCTCAGAATGAATTGCACACCAACTGTTAGGTCCTCCTCTGCGAGGTACACGTAACTAGCCTGCAGCATGCGTCTGTTCATTTCTGCAAATCCCGAACACGCTTGATGTGACGTGTAGCGTCTACTACAGCATATGATCACATTTACAATTGTTAGGAGACGATTATTGGGAGTCTACAGTCAAGAGAGGCATGTGTGCATTTCCTTGTTTCTTACAATGGACACTTACTGCCACTTACGCAGCGTAGAGATGCCACAAGAAAAGCGTGCCCGGCTCTTTTGTTTGGCTCTAAGGGTGCCATGTGGCTTCACGTCTCCATCTGCCTGACGACGCCAGTGTGCCCGGCTCAGCATGCTGATGAGACGTGCACAGTTAACAAGGAGGCTTTCAGGGTTGGATAACGTACCCTGGTGAGAACTCACATGACCTCCAACGTGCACAGAGCAGCCCAGTCCCTGCCAGGTGACTGTGCCATCGCCGGTGTCACACTCACTTCTGCCCGACTCAATGCTCGATTAAGCTTTGTGAACTGCACCACCTCATGCCAGTTATCCAACAATAGACGCAGTCAAccgagaaggggaaaaaaaatctgacttaTCTAATCTTTAAATAT
Proteins encoded in this window:
- the nfat5a gene encoding nuclear factor of activated T-cells 5a isoform X1, with protein sequence MPSDFISLLTADIDLNSPKSLYSKESVYDLLPKELQLPPSAQQEKPTMSQKSGGEAGPPPPAALASDAASSCTASSSPVGGNSSALPGSSCPSMLSAPLEQASRHLSCPLEERAAGPTGLAERLGVESVVGGAVDGGAAGAAQQSQITPSKRRTVLNISPPPEDLLDDSRMSCQDEPAHQQDSEQSSSIWMDDSASNFSMASSNSYNDNTEVPRKSRKRTPRQRPGPKPTPADEASMDVFDADSAKAPHFVLSQLSSDTKASPKGSMEVSAPQKGGILSAQFPQKSEGKELKILVQPETQHRARYLTEGSRGSVKDRTQQGFPTVKLDGVTEPVVLQVFVANDTGRVKPHGFYQACRVTGRNTTACKEVDIEGTTVIEVNLEPSSVMTLAVDCVGILKLRNADVEARIGVAGSKKKSTRARLAFRVNIPRPDGSFLTLQTTSSPILCTQPAGVPEILKKSLHSCSVMGGEEVFIIGKNFLKGTKVVFQETSSDESGWQAEAEIDMELFHQNHLIVKVPPYRDLAVTSPVSVGICILTNAGRTHDLQPFTYTPQLENPVELPVKSEVQPSATPCSFQDQIKAMQTTLDSGLDNTLMAPPIILVKREEVTPMEVSSNTTSSVFKPPDILGTSQQILEVSVSIPQTGTESFPSPVPLQSGGTQQQTPLFSTSEPLSSIQKQDTTTFQVSLSEDATVLQPVPPQVPQQFLRETPETLSPEDNSTDETGMLMIGMPQIIDNPPSQSQQGQVQVLMPQDGVAQLERAVRQLQAGGSSLVQQVLVNSVLYSTTTSAENLQQHVQENMNSLQLDGNERSIATQQQQQNLLENLQQQQQKALENLQHQQTVMENLQQQQQVLENIQLHQQALENLQQQRPQEKVLENVQQQNSLVSLQHQVLDDLQQHQKSLENLQQQQQHHQNVLENLTQQYQSEILQPQIPMQCASGPPSEGLLHSTSQQQQQQAALFQQPGGLLTIQTTSFLQQPPSHPSPPQQLFQTPSPMAEAQNQQAALFRAKASAAQNQVQALFPNTITMLTSDQQQPSSALFLAQGVLQSQLTSDGTQNPPQQQIAFLTPMHTSASDAQAVSLLQGQLELSTPMEQQQSPQLPQQPNPPQTTLFQGMAALPSNQPQQEQQQAGLLFCASPLNPQELPSSLLFSGQPQVPMGADPALQNLFQDQQPMQVVPSSGSVTDVSANQSAVPPPQAAQNAALLFSQASVVSVAQQEPAEPMSFQDQSSVVGDRVTSSQASLFQDQQAMQVVPSSGSVSAVTSGDQPTVNLFLSQSAISALQGGVGAQELPQAATTAVIFAGQSGVPIGSLQNTATTSTQQAPESLFQSAISGPLSQPGPPQQPGLFLFEIPNECSSLMNPAGPSLSEQLVSMGHPGTSQNQGQLQNSAQIQNLLEQSGSISDSQNMVKLDDILESLQEQGKNLSGDF